DNA sequence from the Deltaproteobacteria bacterium genome:
AGTAGTGGGAAAAAACAATGGGTTGAAAGGTGTATTTATTGAAAACGGAGATGGTATTTTAGTACCTTAAAAGCTGTAGGAAAGGGTTTTCGATCTCAAGTGGAACAGGCAACGGACAACGGCGGGCTGACAGTTTCGTGTGCTTGCCAAACTATAAAAAACAAAGATTACTGAATGTTATCTACAAAAAATGGGGATTTTCAAAAACCCAGCGTCATTGCAGATCGTAACCATTAGGGCAGTCCGAATTGGGATAGTATTTAAACCAATATCATTCACTTTCGACAGGTATTATCTTTGCCGATGAAGATTCTCTCCGAAGCACCTTCAGAGGACGATATTGTTCCGACACCCACCATTTTTTTGCCTGTTTCAGCGTCTCAAACTCAATAATGAGGGATCTTTGGGGATCTTATGGATGAAAGAAGAATGGGCGGTTACAAGGCCATTGGATATGAGATCGATGAATAGGGCTGCGGGATGCAATGCCATCATTTCAGGTCTTCCAGCATCTTTCGTATTGTTTCCAGAAGCTGAGGTATCTTATTTTTGCAAGTGTTAAAGACCGCCACGGCATTGACATCCGTATAGTGGTGAGTCAATATATCTCGCATCCCTTTCGCCTTTTTCCAGTCAATGTTCGGGTAGGTCTGAAGTAGCTTCCCTGCGGTAATTTTATCTAGATTTTTCAGTGATTCGCCGATAACGATCAACATCATACAAATAGCATCCATTTTTTCAACACCAGCCGAGCTGTCGGTGAAGTCTGAAACTTGGCGAATGGCCTGAAAGCGGGAAACAATTTTAGCGGCAGCCTCTTCTATCTGATGCAAAACTTCTA
Encoded proteins:
- a CDS encoding DUF1330 domain-containing protein yields the protein MIEFETLKQAKKWWVSEQYRPLKVLRRESSSAKIIPVESE
- a CDS encoding DUF86 domain-containing protein, producing the protein MHDTELVLEVLHQIEEAAAKIVSRFQAIRQVSDFTDSSAGVEKMDAICMMLIVIGESLKNLDKITAGKLLQTYPNIDWKKAKGMRDILTHHYTDVNAVAVFNTCKNKIPQLLETIRKMLEDLK